In Zingiber officinale cultivar Zhangliang chromosome 1A, Zo_v1.1, whole genome shotgun sequence, a genomic segment contains:
- the LOC122038353 gene encoding protein TRIGALACTOSYLDIACYLGLYCEROL 2, chloroplastic-like, which produces MLSSANSLPSPSTFPLVSNASNFRCSTKRFLRIKASSADSEESRSTGKNPLASVLGVPRKLWTQSLQPLGDYGFGQRSVWEGGVGLFMVSGAALFALAIVWLRGIQLRTRLRKYQVVFQFSQACGICVGTPVRIRGVTVGSVVRVGSSLKSIDAVAEVDDDKIIVPRNSLVEVNQSGLLMETLIDITPRDPLPEPSASPLDPNCVQEGLIVCNRERIKGQQGVNLDALVGVFTRLGREMDEIGVSRSYRLAERVASVVEDAQPLLAKIEVLAEGIQPLLAEVRDSTLLKDVEILIKRLAMATEDLRKVQSAIITPDNTELIRESILTLMFTLKNIESISSDISGFTGDEPTRKNLKLLIRSLSRLL; this is translated from the exons ATGCTTTCCTCCGCCAATTCACTCCCGTCGCCGTCGACTTTTCCCTTGGTCTCCAATGCCTCAAATTTCCGCTGCTCAACCAAGAGATTCCTTCGGATTAAGGCCTCTTCCGCCGACTCCGAAGAGAGCCGGTCGACGGGGAAGAATCCGCTGGCATCTGTCCTGGGCGTCCCGAGGAAGCTGTGGACGCAGTCTCTGCAGCCGCTCGGGGATTACGGATTCGGGCAGCGGAGCGTGTGGGAGGGAGGCGTCGGGCTGTTCATGGTCTCCGGAGCGGCCTTGTTCGCCCTCGCCATTGTTTGGCTGCGGGGCATCCAGCTGAGGACGCGGCTGAGGAAGTACCAGGTGGTGTTCCAGTTCTCCCAGGCGTGTGGGATCTGCGTTGGCACTCCCGTCAGGATCAGGGGGGTGACTGTGGGCAGCGTGGTGCGTGTAGGTTCTAGCTTGAAGAGCATTGATGCTGTCGCGGAG GTTGACGATGACAAAATCATTGTACCTCGAAATTCATTGGTTGAGGTGAATCAGTCTGGTCTTCTTATGGAGACATTGATTGATATCACCCCAAGAGATCCTCTCCCTGAACCTTCTGCAAGTCCACTTGATCCTAATTGTGTCCAAGAAGGTCTTATTGTGTGCAACAGAGAAAGGATAAAAGGACAACAAGGGGTAAACTTGGATGCCTTAGTTGGAGTGTTTACTCGTCTTGGAAGAGAAATGGATGAGATTGGAGTGTCCAGAAGTTATAGATTGGCTGAAAGGGTTGCGTCGGTTGTTGAAGATGCGCAGCCCCTCCTTGCAAAG ATTGAAGTTTTGGCTGAAGGTATTCAACCTTTGCTTGCTGAGGTTCGTGATAGTACTCTGCTGAAGGATgtggaaattttaattaaacgtTTAGCTATGGCAACTGAGGATTTGAG GAAGGTTCAGTCTGCCATCATAACTCCTGACAACACCGAACTAATTAGGGAATCTATTTTAACCCTCATGTTCACCTTGAAGAATATTGAG AGTATTAGTTCGGACATCTCTGGATTCACAGGTGATGAGCCGACAaggaaaaatttgaaattattaatCAGATCTCTCAGTAGGCTTTTGTGA